The following proteins are encoded in a genomic region of Entelurus aequoreus isolate RoL-2023_Sb linkage group LG01, RoL_Eaeq_v1.1, whole genome shotgun sequence:
- the LOC133650067 gene encoding death-inducer obliterator 1-like isoform X1, translating into MDENVSPEFTVAPEPEQSQDRMDNCSQGDSEEGTTEPNQTQSENVVEQRIEKSSKASGELKKTWGFRRSTVAKREMPVEAATDNTERRYPVRRSGRQAKRTDKLEEFLSTTKRALRKSAPPTLESGDPPSQTPTDVETASEASFDGNADTKTMEEKPESSKRRTRSGTREQTPRPKRIGRWTRKSPSVKDEDSSDNEESRDGTEIQEKEADIIGGLTNPSSNIDEGSTSKEQHHPESDSKDKEETKENVTGGDVDNTKTTGDESTEKPGLAVKRGPIRTYINKKRAASVNPAKGGAPGQAGNKSQVQEDSDDDASSSSSSSSSESDGGYDPNALYCICRQKHNKRFMICCDRCEEWFHGDCVGITEARGRLMERNGEDYICPNCTAKKSQVIRPATSTLSMSIDLGKPKGGTALQMSALQMSAGFAGFADFTTSTSPSVTIPSPGSEDTGIKGRIEKATNPTGKKKIKIFQPQSLQQQPAQPTAVQKGAPTPVKHAAATPELKAPEMEQKVASNIEVNTTAVAEGKTGTPTPESPSLPKCIGPGCENSAQPESVYCGNDCILKHAAVTVKAFTDVKEPKDTTQNSNSASKSGAASGNKSPKDVRDDTESDGGVNRIPDEDEDDVHAVEQRPSPATASWFSDHNYIAVPPEKTTPISATVLNKKSPAKEVKTKEAAPTHEEPPSESKPPVKVKKTMTTRSSKVSTKGKKPPQSATSKSTKRPATPSTSAIKSKKLRSTTTTAPAPSPYPQGPIHVTGAVRVRKSNFTIPKKQPQQKDAPPHSQSSPRVPSSPVSSAPPSHSSSPRPHHPASLAPPASTMLPPANHQMRQNIRRSLTDILYKRVSDSDDLKMTESEVARLSFAIEKEMFKLCLSTDSKYKNKYRSLMFNLKDPKNKGLFYKVIGGEVTPFRLVRLSAEEMVSKEMSEWKKPEIPQVQSLASRGHSGHSKQGNRYDSHSMDVEDAPPSSDADVCISAATSSARMASAVDQDEPGLTSSSATQPSAVEGNSSMPDIFSSMLKDTTSEHRTHLFDLNCKICTGQKTEDELASKKTKPTKKPDPPRQELVQNVGPPQVPTIYQQHIPPPYQSGMEAALPDSQQQLYQESPISLPPPVQIPPAINPTVSSVTNTRRDPRMARHASGVTVTYTAPEKPINNMIEALPAAIAVPMEVVAKAVLPMPPAPPPPPPPPPPPSVALSKPSKTSTSDPPLEGETAIFLHGQEKIWKGFINMQSVAKFVTKAYLVSGSFEYLKEDLPDTIHVGGRISPSTVWDYVGKLKTSLSKELCLIRFHPATEEEEVAYVSLFSYFSSRKRFGVVANSNRRIKDLYLIPLSSKDPLPSKLLPFDGPGLEPARPNLLLGLLICQKDRKRAATPMETDEKRSKIQMKEIDDTGLPKPLPSVKAERSARQSLEIPFSTTPPGSPPASSSETSSAPVATPSVFSLLSSIKAPVTSSMASTGVESPSSSSSVASSAAAATPLQTILNTLFGKKKHDEASNSPSDQSAELSVPRSTMLDPIVQQFAQISKEKPVDMDEDDRPYDPEEEYDPSMGYSVTNKPVEVVNKSEMVPSEGDDIAYDPEDDSIFDEVNTVSGEHITDPEKIVESLKLKGDQTLQKQEEQQMPSTGTTENSLIPPTLLGSSQLLQLGKKVEELVKSSSTAPLINQRRDPRQMLRNVEGGTKSTDEPDEKEESSADSCTPPQQAVLEPQLPSAADLPDSSQDPDTPLSEEEVKSDTLPFMESEKSEVSIPLLGETMDPDMEYDYMEEKEVNIKQDDLTKAEKEMDMYSIWPNAASILRSSEDSDYDDNSQDTAISSCCNEPSYSSSITSTIPVLTHSLAVSDTHTHHVRQHKPASRFDEYRPPADIPSPANFLLPQQIQGQNPVVRPPPMSIPPPIQGPPSMSATPPMQGPPPSIFSPVHGPPSMPADSKRPYGPPPTPFPPYQSQWPCTQAPPQQQPPPRPPQNLIPPLYSPIGQRGPPPQIFDPLIHPQRAGQQGLPPGLPPLPTFDAQNPLPTRFTGPPPPFSFPGNRGPPPPFSGPPPGHFENRLPPPSHFPGSRGPTQSQYGDHPSQTPIQVQSPMVDQTRGPREQYNKDSHSFTHGDQHQNRPHHSFKDNLPQSLGQVYRGPPTSQYEDSRGLPSTVEIRGQHINLPNQFGVSRLHSPPHRGSFDELISRPPLPDSRAPFGGADRYRFDRFTEEPRPLRHSGGLLPTPAEAPIDPPKRMGGHSPDMRRDDYWRRHSPEILRRTSTNREASEPRSADVFSHFEAVLRESGSGPSQLLEDRLREISCDHRRDRERDIPHPGRTLWDRSQSKRWSREREWERSRERDLNRESSRERDRSKGKEVEKHQETEVERHRDQDKDDRRDREREREMDKDDRRDRDREREKDKDRPRDREADRRDSDRDRGRNNRDRERERDHERDRRRDKSRSRDRDRGKDRGREKDNDRDKDRETDRDKDRERDRDQNRETDRDKDRERDKDRETDRDKDRERYRDRETDRDKDRERDRDRETDRDKDREWDRDRETDRDKDRERDRDRETDRDKDRERERDRETDRDKDRERDRDRETDRDKDRERERDRETDRDKDRERDRDREIDRDKDRERDRDRETDRDKDRERDRDRETDRDKDRERDRDRETDIEKERERDRDRETDREKDTERDRDRETDRDRERNREREKDRERDREKERDKDREKEKEKNRERERQKDRDRDREKDHDKDRERDKDRGRDKDRGRDKDKDRDRDKDRDREKDRHRDRERERDRERDKERDRDRDRDRDRDRDRDRDRDKDRQETSRSRERKEEKKNSKHETSKEREDGRK; encoded by the exons ATGGATGAGAATGTGAGCCCAGAGTTCACTGTAGCTCCTGAGCCAGAACAGAGCCAGGACCGTATGGATAACTGCTCTCAAG GTGACAGTGAAGAGGGGACCACCGAGCCAAACCAAACACAAAGTGAAAATGTGGTTGAACAGAGAATAGAGAAGTCTTCCAAAGCCAGCGGCGAACTAAAGAAGACTTGGGGGTTCCGTCGGTCCACTGTTGCAAAGCGAGAGATGCCGGTGGAGGCAGCAACTGACAACACCGAGAGACGCTATCCTGTACGCCGCAGTGGCAGGCAGGCAAAGCGTACGGACAAGCTGGAGGAGTTCCTCTCTACTACCAAAAGAGCACTAAGAAAGAGCGCTCCCCCGACTCTGGAGAGCGGAGATCCTCCTTCACAAACCCCAACTGATGTGGAAACCGCTTCTGAGGCCAGCTTTGATGGAAACGCAGACACAAAGACTATGGAGGAGAAGCCAGAGTCGTCCAAAAGGAGAACTCGAAGTGGCACGAGGGAGCAGACTCCAAGGCCAAAACGAATTGGCAGATGGACGCGGAAAAGCCCCTCAGTCAAAGATGAAGATAGCTCTGACAATGAGGAGAGCAGAGATGGCACTGAGATACAAGAAAAAGAGGCAGACATAATAGGGGGCTTGACGAATCCCAGCTCCAACATCGATGAGGGAAGCACCAGTAAGGAACAGCACCACCCTGAGTCGGATTCCAAAGACAAGGAGGAAACAAAGGAAAATGTCACAGGGGGAGATGTTGACAACACCAAAACCACAGGGGATGAGAGCACAGAAAAACCTGGATTGGCAGTAAAGCGTGGACCAATTAGAacatatattaataaaaaaaggGCCGCCAGTGTGAACCCTGCCAAGGGGGGTGCTCCTGGGCAGGCAGGAAACAAGTCTCAAGTACAGGAAGACAGCGACGACGACGCATCCTCCTCGTCTTCATCGTCAAGCAGTGAATCTGATGGAGGCTATGACCCCAATGCACTTTATTGCATCTGTCGGCAGAAACACAACAAAAG GTTCATGATCTGCTGTGACCGCTGCGAAGAGTGGTTCCATGGAGACTGTGTGGGCATCACGGAGGCCCGGGGGCGCCTGATGGAGCGAAACGGCGAGGATTACATCTGCCCCAACTGCACGGCTAAGAAAAGCCAGGTGATCCGGCCTGCTACCTCCACGCTGTCTATGAGCATAGACCTGGGGAAGCCCAAAGGTGGCACGGCACTTCAGATGTCAGCGCTGCAGATGTCTGCCGGCTTCGCCGGTTTTGCCGACTTCACTACCTCAACAAGTCCGAGTGTGACCATACCTTCGCCTGGAAGCGAGGACACGGGTATCAAAGGCAGGATTGAGAAGGCTACAAACCCAACGGGGAAAAAGAAGATAAAAATCTTTCAGCCG CAGTCACTACAGCAACAGCCAGCACAGCCGACCGCTGTCCAGAAGGGGGCGCCAACGCCTGTGAAACATGCAGCCGCCACACCAGAGCTGAAAGCACCAGAGATGGAGCAGAAGGTGGCTTCAAACATCGAGGTGAACACAACGGCGGTGGCGGAAGGGAAAACTGGGACGCCGACACCGGAAAGTCCTTCACTTCCCAAGTGTATTGGCCCTGGCTGCGAGAACAGCGCTCAGCCTGAGTCTGTGTACTGCGGAAACGACTGCATCCTGAAACACGCCGCCGTGACTGTAAAGGCATTCACTGACGTCAAAGAGCCCAAGGACACGACTCAGAATTCCAACTCTGCGTCAAAG AGCGGAGCTGCCAGCGGGAATAAGAGCCCGAAGGACGTCAGGGATGACACAGAGAGCGATGGAGGTGTCAACCGCATTCCAGATGAGGACGAAGACGATGTGCATGCGGTGGAACAGCGGCCGTCACCTGCCACTGCGTCCTGGTTCAGCGACCATAATTACATTGCAGTACCACCAGAAAAGACTACACCCATATCTGCAACAGTGTTAAACAAAAAGT CTCCCGCCAAAGAAGTGAAGACTAAGGAAGCAGCTCCGACTCATGAGGAACCTCCCTCTGAGTCCAAGCCCCCGGTTAAAGTGAAGAAGACAATGACCACCAGGTCGTCCAAGGTGTCCACCAAAGGCAAGAAGCCTCCTCAGTCCGCCACTTCCAAGTCAACCAAGAGGCCTGCAACTCCCAGTACATCTGCAATAAAGTCTAAGAAACTGCGGTCAACAACCACCACCGCCCCTGCACCGTCGCCTTACCCACAAGGACCCATCCATGTCACAGGAGCAGTGAGAGTCAGGAAGTCCAACTTCACCATTCCTAAGAAGCAGCCTCAGCAAAAGGACGCTCCACCCCACAGCCAGTCATCGCCGAGAGTCCCATCATCTCCGGTGTCGTCAGCTCCGCCCAGCCACTCTTCCTCCCCAAGACCTCACCATCCAGCCTCCTTAGCACCACCTGCATCTACCATGCTCCCTCCCGCCAACCACCAGATGAGGCAGAACATTCGTCGGTCCCTGACAGATATCCTCTATAAGAG AGTGAGTGACAGTGACGATCTGAAGATGACGGAGAGCGAGGTGGCGCGGCTGTCCTTTGCCATTGAAAAGGAGATGTTCAAGCTCTGCCTGAGCACTGACAGCAAGTACAAAAACAAGTACAGGTCGCTCATGTTCAACCTTAAGGACCCCAAAAACAAA GGCCTGTTCTACAAGGTCATCGGCGGTGAGGTGACACCCTTCCGACTAGTGAGGCTGAGTGCTGAAGAAATGGTTTCTAAGGAGATGTCGGAGTGGAAAAAGCCAGAGATTCCTCAG GTGCAATCGTTGGCTTCAAGGGGCCATTCGGGTCATTCCAAACAAGGCAATAGGTATGACTCCCACAGCATGGACGTGGAGGATGCCCCACCATCATCGGATGCGGATGTATGTATCTCTGCTGCAACCTCATCTGCTCGCATGGCTTCTGCTGTA GACCAAGATGAGCCAGGCCTCACTTCTTCATCCGCAACTCAGCCGTCTGCCGTTGAGGGGAACAGTAGTATGCCGGATATTTTCAGCAGcatgctcaaagacacaacgtcAGAGCACAGGACTCATCTGTTTGACCTCAACTGTAAAATCTGCACAG GTCAGAAAACGGAGGATGAGCTCGCGTCAAAGAAAACAAAACCCACAAAGAAGCCTGACCCACCCAGACAAGAGTTGGTCCAAAATGTCGGCCCGCCGCAAGTCCCCACAATCTACCAGCAGCACATCCCTCCACCCTACCAGTCTGGCATGGAAGCAGCACTGCCAGATTCACAGCAGCAACTCTACCAAGAGAGTCCCATAAGTCTGCCCCCACCTGTGCAGATCCCCCCAGCCATCAACCCCActgtgtcatctgtcaccaacacgcgcCGAGACCCGCGCATGGCCAGACATGCCTCAGGCGTTACCGTTACCTACACTGCTCCGGAAAAACCCATAAACAACATGATTGAGGCACTCCCAGCTGCGATAGCTGTTCCCATGGAGGTTGTAGCCAAGGCAGTGCTTCCTATGCCCCCTGctccacctccaccaccaccaccaccaccaccaccctcaGTGGCTTTGTCCAAACCATCGAAAACAAG TACCTCTGATCCACCTCTTGAGGGAGAGACAGCAATCTTCCTCCATGGCCAAGAGAAGATATGGAAAGGGTTTATTAATATGCAGTCTGTGGCCAAGTTTGTAACCAAAGCTTACCTGGTTTCCGGCTCATTTGAGTATCTaaaagag GATTTGCCAGACACCATCCATGTGGGAGGAAGGATCTCTCCAAGTACAGTGTGGGACTATGTTGGGAAGCTTAAAACctcattgtccaag GAGCTCTGTCTGATACGTTTCCATCCAGCCACAGAGGAAGAGGAAGTAGCCTATGTGTCTCTCTTCTCGTACTTCAGCAGCAGGAAAAGATTTGGTGTGGTAGCTAATAGCAACCGGCGGATCAAAGATCTTTATCTCATCCCATTGAGCTCAAAAGACCCATTACCCTCCAAACTCTTACCGTTTGATGGACCAG GACTTGAACCAGCGCGACCCAACCTACTCCTGGGGCTCCTGATCTGCCAGAAAGACAGAAAGCGTGCTGCTACTCCAATGGAAACTGATGAGAAACGTTCTAAGATTCAAATGAAAGAGATTGACGACACCGGCCTTCCGAAGCCACTTCCCTCAGTCAAAGCAGAGCGAAGCGCACGCCAAAGTTTGGAAATCCCCTTCAGCACAACTCCTCCAGGGTCACCTCCAGCCAGCTCCTCTGAGACGTCCAGCGCTCCTGTAGCTACCCCATCTGTATTTTCTCTTTTGTCGTCCATTAAAGCACCTGTCACGTCCTCTATGGCATCCACTGGTGTGGAATCCCCATCCTCCTCCAGCTCTGTGGCTTCCTCGGCAGCAGCTGCCACTCCTCTTCAGACAATCCTCAACACGCTTTTTGGCAAGAAAAAACACGATGAAGCTTCGAACTCTCCGTCTGACCAAAGTGCCGAACTTTCTGTCCCTCGCTCTACAATGCTAGATCCTATTGTACAGCAGTTTGCACAGATTTCAAAAGAGAAACCGGTAGACATGGATGAAGATGACCGACCGTACGACCCAGAGGAAGAATATGACCCCAGTATGGGCTACAGTGTGACTAATAAACCAGTTGAGGTGGTAAATAAATCTGAAATGGTACCAAGTGAAGGTGATGATATAGCATACGATCCTGAGGATGATTCGATATTTGATGAAGTCAACACTGTTTCAGGAGAACATATAACTGATCCAGAAAAAATTGTTGAGAGTCTTAAACTGAAAGGAGATCAGACATTACAAAAACAGGAAGAACAGCAGATGCCATCCACTGGCACAACTGAGAATTCGCTGATTCCTCCAACGCTTTTGGGGAGCAGTCAGTTACTGCAGCTTGGCAAAAAAGTGGAAGAACTTGTGAAATCTTCATCGACTGCTCCCCTCATCAACCAAAGGAGAGATCCTCGTCAGATGCTCCGCAACGTAGAAGGTGGCACAAAATCAACGGATGAACCTGACGAAAAAGAGGAATCGTCAGCAGACAGCTGTACTCCACCGCAACAGGCAGTTCTAGAGCCGCAGTTGCCTTCCGCTGCGGACCTTCCCGACTCTTCACAAGACCCAGACACACCACTGTCGGAGGAGGAAGTGAAATCGGACACACTGCCCTTCATGGAGAGCGAAAAGTCAGAGGTTTCGATTCCTTTATTAGGCGAGACGATGGACCCTGATATGGAGTACGACTACATGGAAGAGAAAGAAGTCAACATTAAACAAGATGACTTGACCAAGGCTGAAAAGGAGATGGACATGTACAGTATTTGGCCAAATGCAGCGAGTATCTTAAGAAGTAGCGAGGACTCAGACTATGATGACAATAGCCAAGACACAGCCATTTCTAGCTGCTGCAACGAGCCTTCCTACTCATCTTCAATTACCTCCACAATACCAGTTCTCACTCACAGTTTAGCCGTCAGTGACACTCATACCCATCATGTGCGACAGCACAAGCCAGCGTCACGCTTTGACGAGTATAGACCCCCAGCTGACATCCCTTCTCCAGCTAATTTCCTCCTCCCTCAACAGATCCAAGGACAAAACCCTGTGGTGAGACCTCCACCGATGTCAATACCACCTCCAATACAAGGTCCTCCTTCAATGTCAGCTACGCCTCCTATGCAAGGACCTCCGCCATCCATCTTCTCCCCTGTTCATGGTCCTCCTTCAATGCCAGCTGACAGCAAACGTCCGTATGGTCCGCCTCCAACTCCTTTTCCTCCCTACCAAAGCCAATGGCCATGTACCCAAGCACCACCACAGCAGCAACCACCCCCAAGACCACCTCAGAACCTTATACCACCACTCTACTCACCAATTGGCCAGAGAGGACCTCCACCTCAAATATTTGATCCTCTCATCCATCCTCAGCGTGCTGGGCAACAAGGCCTGCCTCCAGGCCTTCCACCACTTCCTACTTTTGATGCACAGAATCCGCTGCCTACACGATTTACCGGTCCACCTCCACCCTTTAGTTTCCCTGGAAACAGAGGTCCTCCTCCACCTTTTTCAGGACCACCACCAGGGCATTTTGAAAACAGGCTTCCTCCGCCATCCCATTTCCCAGGGTCAAGGGGTCCTACTCAATCTCAGTATGGTGACCATCCAAGTCAAACGCCAATCCAAGTCCAATCACCAATGGTAGACCAAACCCGTGGGCCAAGGGAGCAGTATAACAAAGACAGCCACTCGTTCACGCATGGGGACCAGCATCAAAATCGTCCTCACCATTCTTTTAAAGACAATTTGCCGCAATCGCTTGGTCAAGTTTACCGTGGCCCTCCTACCAGCCAATACGAGGATTCAAGAGGTCTGCCTTCTACCGTGGAGATTAGGGGACAACACATCAATCTCCCTAACCAGTTTGGGGTTTCAAGGCTACACTCACCACCACATCGAGGATCTTTTGATGAGCTTATATCTCGTCCTCCTCTTCCGGACAGTCGAGCCCCTTTTGGCGGAGCCGACCGTTACCGCTTCGATAGGTTTACTGAGGAGCCTAGACCTCTTCGTCACAGCGGCGGGCTGCTACCAACTCCTGCAGAGGCTCCCATAGATCCCCCAAAACGCATGGGAGGCCACAGTCCAGACATGCGACGAGATGACTACTGGCGCCGCCACTCTCCTGAAATACTGAGGAGAACCAGCACCAACCGAGAAGCCTCAGAACCTCGGAGCGCAGATGTCTTCAGTCACTTTGAAGCAGTGCTAAGAGAATCTGGTTCTGGTCCCTCTCAATTATTAGAGGACAGACTGAGGGAGATCTCTTGCGATCACaggagagacagagagcgagacatCCCTCACCCTGGAAGGACCTTGTGGGACAGGAGTCAGAGCAAGAGGTGGAGCAGAGAGCGTGAGTGGGAAAGAAGCCGTGAGAGGGACCTCAATCGAGAGTCTAGCCGAGAACGAGATCGGAGCAAAGGGAAGGAGGTCGAGAAACACCAAGAGACAGAGGTTGAGCGACACAGAGATCAAGACAAAGATGACAGGCGAGACCGTGAAAGAGAGAGGGAAATGGACAAAGATGATAGGCGAGACCGTGACAGAGAAAGAGAAAAGGATAAAGACAGACCCAGGGACAGAGAGGCTGACAGAAGGGACTCTGATCGCGACAGAGGAAGAAACAACCGTGACAGAGAGCGAGAACGTGACCATGAGCGAGACAGACGACGGGATAAGTCCCGGAGCAGAGATAGAGACCGGGGGAAAGACCGGGGTAGGGAAAAGGACAATGACCGAGACAAAGATAGGGAGACTGACAGAGATAAGGACAGGGAGCGGGACAGAGACCAAAATAGGGAGACCGACAGAGACAAGGACAGAGAGCGGGATAAAGATAGGGAGACCGATAGAGACAAAGACAGGGAGCGGTACAGAGATAGGGAGACTGACAGAGACAAAGACAGGGAGCGAGACAGAGATAGGGAGACTGACAGAGACAAAGACAGGGAGTGGGACAGAGATAGGGAGACTGACAGAGACAAAGACAGGGAGCGGGACAGAGATAGGGAGACTGACAGAGACAAAGACAGGGAGCGGGAAAGAGATAGGGAGACTGACAGAGACAAAGACAGGGAGCGGGACAGAGATAGGGAGACTGACAGAGACAAAGACAGGGAGCGGGAAAGAGATAGGGAGACTGACAGAGACAAAGACAGGGAGCGGGACAGAGATAGGGAGATTGACAGAGACAAAGACAGGGAGCGGGACAGAGATAGGGAGACCgacagagacaaagacagagaGCGGGACAGAGATAGGGAGACagacagagacaaagacagagaGCGGGACAGAGATAGGGAGACCGACATAGAAAAAGAAAGGGAGCGGGACAGAGATAGGGAGACCGACAGAGAAAAAGACACGGAGCGGGACAGAGACAGGGAGACCGACAGAGACAGGGAGCGGAACAGAGAAAGAGAGAAGGACCGGGAGAGGgacagagagaaagaaagagataAGGACAGAGAAAAAGAAAAGGAGAAGAACCGGGAAAGGGAAAGACAGAAAGACCGGGATAGGGACAGAGAAAAAGACCATGACAAAGACAGAGAGCGAGACAAAGACAGAGGTAGAGACAAAGACAGGGGCCGAGATAAAGACAAAGACCGGGACAGAGACAAAGATCGAGACCGAGAAAAAGACAGACACCGGGACAGAGAGAGAGAACGAGACAGGGAGAGAGACAAAGAGCGCGACCGGGACAGAGATCGAGACAGAGACAGGGACAGAGACCGCGACAGAGACCGGGACAAAGACCGCCAAGAAACAAGCAGAAGCAGAGAAaggaaagaagagaaaaaaaacagtaaacatgAAACGTCCAAGGAAAGAGAGGACGGCAGGAAATGA